Proteins encoded in a region of the Paracholeplasma manati genome:
- a CDS encoding S24/S26 family peptidase: MLKTIIDNDTFFEVVKTELAHNKTVSFKVKGQSMWPFYHDGLTTVLVSSATSLKKYDVVLANYQGKVILHRIIQIQGDSITLRGDATFRKEVVSVKEVFAKVVEHQTKKTIPSNQIRYRFKVWLWVHNPLRKPFIRLRSIK; this comes from the coding sequence ATGTTAAAAACGATCATCGACAACGATACTTTTTTTGAAGTGGTTAAAACTGAACTAGCGCATAACAAAACCGTGAGTTTCAAAGTGAAGGGCCAATCGATGTGGCCTTTTTACCATGACGGACTAACCACGGTTTTGGTATCATCCGCTACATCTCTCAAAAAATATGATGTTGTTTTAGCCAATTATCAAGGGAAAGTCATTTTACACAGAATCATTCAAATACAAGGTGATTCAATCACCCTTCGTGGAGACGCCACCTTTCGAAAAGAAGTGGTGTCTGTTAAAGAGGTGTTTGCGAAAGTGGTTGAACATCAAACCAAAAAAACCATCCCATCGAATCAAATAAGATATCGATTTAAAGTATGGCTTTGGGTCCATAACCCACTTAGAAAACCATTCATCCGTTTGAGGTCAATTAAATGA
- a CDS encoding nucleotidyltransferase domain-containing protein produces MNTNEALFKATALALKQQKIDFDIADEPGFFKLMLNSGLSGIIIPYLDTSKYSNTFIQKTNSTLYAFIHQDQKQKVLINQIKTTFQQHNIDHIFLKGTKLKQLYPDTYMRGMGDIDVLVRSDLDVIKNHFKTLGITLESRTLQHDQYITKDDLLIEIHPSIHKDFNPKYQTYFKSAWEHTVLVTGCEYTLTPTFEVIYLVYHLAKHVESSGIGLRSLLDIAVYIEKNYDQIDVKALNDTLTSLQMTKFFQTILYLNKVYFGLEVPLLDSSFTMNDALIEQVTTYFLTSGIHGKGSDFNAMAPRLAASENKGKSKFKVLLRIALPKMVDARGMYPVLNKHHYLYPFMMFHRIIKLIFFKRQSSLKKIRNLNESNSKRSEIEQLFEDIGIY; encoded by the coding sequence ATGAATACGAATGAAGCCTTATTCAAAGCGACAGCGCTCGCATTGAAACAACAAAAGATTGATTTTGACATTGCTGATGAACCCGGTTTTTTCAAACTGATGTTGAATAGTGGCTTATCTGGGATCATCATACCTTATCTAGACACCAGCAAGTATTCAAACACATTCATTCAAAAAACCAATTCAACCCTATATGCATTCATCCATCAAGACCAAAAACAAAAAGTTTTAATCAACCAGATTAAAACAACCTTTCAACAACATAATATTGATCATATCTTTTTAAAAGGCACCAAACTCAAACAACTCTATCCCGACACCTACATGCGTGGGATGGGGGATATCGATGTATTGGTTCGCTCGGACTTAGATGTCATTAAAAACCACTTTAAGACCTTAGGTATTACCTTAGAATCCAGAACCCTTCAACACGATCAATACATCACCAAAGACGATTTATTGATTGAAATCCATCCCAGCATTCATAAAGACTTTAACCCTAAGTATCAAACCTACTTTAAATCTGCTTGGGAACACACAGTGTTAGTCACAGGGTGTGAGTATACATTGACCCCGACCTTTGAAGTCATCTATCTGGTGTATCATTTGGCCAAGCATGTAGAATCCTCTGGCATAGGCTTACGCAGTCTATTGGATATCGCTGTTTATATTGAGAAGAACTATGATCAAATCGATGTGAAAGCATTGAACGATACATTAACATCATTACAAATGACAAAGTTCTTTCAAACCATTTTATACTTGAACAAAGTCTATTTTGGGTTAGAAGTGCCATTACTGGATTCATCTTTTACCATGAATGATGCATTGATAGAACAAGTAACTACCTATTTCTTAACCTCTGGTATTCATGGTAAAGGCAGTGATTTCAACGCCATGGCACCTAGACTCGCCGCTTCTGAAAATAAAGGTAAATCGAAGTTTAAAGTCTTGTTAAGGATCGCACTCCCTAAGATGGTGGATGCGAGAGGAATGTATCCTGTACTCAATAAACACCATTATCTTTATCCATTCATGATGTTTCATCGTATCATCAAACTTATTTTCTTTAAACGACAATCTTCATTGAAGAAAATCAGAAATTTAAATGAAAGCAACTCGAAACGAAGTGAGATAGAACAACTCTTTGAGGACATCGGTATTTACTGA